In the genome of Terriglobales bacterium, one region contains:
- a CDS encoding peroxiredoxin, whose amino-acid sequence MSTDVQTPVRLPRINEPAPEFEAKSTHGVIKLSDYTSKGKWVLLFSHPADFTPVCTTEFVEFSRRFDEFEKRNVQLIGVSIDSIYSHIAWARNIEQNFNVQVKFPVIADLDQKVARSYGMVHEAVSDTAAVRAVFFIDPKGNVRALLYYPLSLGRNIEEILRVFDALQTAEANACATPANWKPGEAVIVPAPLTQADAATRVNSSNGYEVKDWYFSKKKLAEVKK is encoded by the coding sequence ATGAGTACCGACGTTCAAACCCCAGTCCGCTTGCCGCGTATCAACGAGCCGGCGCCGGAATTCGAGGCCAAATCAACCCACGGCGTCATCAAGCTGAGCGATTACACCTCCAAGGGAAAGTGGGTCCTGTTGTTCTCGCACCCCGCCGACTTCACCCCCGTGTGTACCACCGAGTTCGTGGAGTTCTCCCGCCGCTTCGATGAGTTCGAGAAGCGCAACGTCCAGTTGATCGGAGTTTCCATTGACAGCATCTATTCGCACATCGCCTGGGCGCGCAACATCGAGCAGAATTTCAACGTGCAGGTGAAGTTCCCGGTCATCGCTGATCTTGATCAAAAGGTCGCGCGTTCTTATGGCATGGTGCATGAAGCCGTCAGCGACACCGCCGCCGTGCGCGCCGTCTTCTTCATCGATCCCAAGGGCAACGTGCGGGCGCTGCTGTATTATCCGCTCTCCCTGGGCCGCAACATCGAGGAGATTCTGCGCGTGTTCGACGCCCTGCAAACCGCCGAAGCCAACGCCTGCGCCACACCGGCGAACTGGAAGCCGGGCGAGGCAGTGATCGTGCCCGCGCCCCTCACCCAGGCCGACGCTGCCACGCGCGTGAACTCGAGCAACGGCTACGAGGTCAAAGACTGGTATTTCAGCAAGAAAAAGCTGGCGGAAGTAAAGAAGTAG